From a region of the Mercurialis annua linkage group LG1-X, ddMerAnnu1.2, whole genome shotgun sequence genome:
- the LOC126664551 gene encoding L-ascorbate peroxidase, cytosolic-like, whose product MTKNYPKVSDEYENAINKVKRKLRGLIAQKQMAPFILRLAWHSAGTYEVVTDTGGPFGTIRFQAELAHAANSGLEIAVGLLQPLKEQFSILTYADFYQLAGVVAVEITGGPEISFRPGREDKTRVPPEGRLPNPTQGADHLREKFYAMGLNDRDIVALSGGHTLGRCHEERSGFEGPWTHNPLIFDNSYFKELLIGETEGLLKLPSDLTLLSDPVFRGFVEKYAADEDEFFDDYAEAHEKLSELGFPDDESDDESDD is encoded by the exons ATGACAAAGAATTATCCAAAAGTAAGCGATGAGTACGAGAATGCCATTAATAAAGTGAAGAGGAAGCTTAGAGGTTTAATAGCCCAGAAGCAGATGGCTCCGTTTATCCTACGTCTCGC ATGGCACTCTGCTGGAACATACGAAGTAGTAACTGATACTGGTGGTCCATTTGGAACTATAAGATTTCAAGCTGAATTGGCACATGCAGCAAATTCAGGGCTTGAAATTGCTGTTGGACTTCTTCAACCTCTTAAGGAGCAGTTTTCTATTCTCACTTATGCTGATTTCTATCAG CTTGCTGGTGTTGTTGCTGTTGAAATTACCGGTGGACCTGAAATCTCATTCCGTCCCGGAAGAGAG GACAAGACTAGGGTACCTCCAGAAGGTCGCCTCCCTAACCCTACCCAAG gagCCGATCACTTGAGGGAAAAGTTTTACGCGATGGGTCTTAATGACCGTGATATTGTTGCTCTCTCCGGTGGCCATACCTTG GGTAGGTGTCATGAAGAGCGCTCTGGTTTTGAGGGTCCCTGGACTCATAACCCTCTCATCTTCGATAATTCTTATTTCAA AGAGCTGTTGATCGGAGAGACCGAAGGACTCTTAAAATTGCCATCAGATTTAACTCTTCTTTCGGACCCTGTTTTTCGCGGGTTTGTCGAAAAATATGCTGCT GATGAAGATGAATTTTTTGATGATTATGCTGAGGCACATGAGAAGCTTTCCGAGTTAGG ATTTCCAGACGACGAGTCTGACGATGAGTCTGACGACTAA